A window of Amaranthus tricolor cultivar Red isolate AtriRed21 chromosome 8, ASM2621246v1, whole genome shotgun sequence genomic DNA:
ATTCATCAAATTTGTATTTAATTAACTCTCATTTATATTGGTCTGTATACAAACccaaatttatcaaatataattagaaaattaaagCCATGGTAAACGATTGTTTATCCGTCTACAACAAAGAACAAAGTAATAGAAAAAGACTAGTAATCCATCAAATgttttttaattcattaattatttaacaTGTCAGTTTTCCGGTAAAGACAATGATATTCGGTGGTTTTGAACAGCATATTCATCAAGGATGTTCACATTTTTAGTTTGGACCAATCATATTATATTGCTCAATTTTTAATTTCGTAATTTTATAAGTTAATTTCAATTAATATCGGTTCTTCTCAACATTTGGAAAGCATGACTTCTATTATCAGCTTCAAATAAGTGCAAATTTGAAGTTATTCTTTTATTGTCAGTCCTATATTATTTTCTCGGAGGGTTTCAGGCTTTCAGCAGCATGACTCTTCATGAGCATATTAACTAAAACAATCGCGCTTGCATTGGGACTCTTGATATTTTAAGGAGCCTTAGCTATATctattttttgatatatttatatatgggtTACTCCCTTTGTTCTTTAAAGAACGTCATATATGTTATTTTGggtatttcttttgttgttgatttaaacaattattctatttatatcacgAATTTTTTGGACAAAAAAACCTTGtttatcttcattttaatattttaataatgttatgGTCATCACATATGTTTCACTAAATTCATTTTAACAATTTCTATTCCTTATATTTCTCACATATTTTCCACcaactttataaaattttttttttattaattgtgcttcctatatttttccactaactttcttctaatattttttaatgtttgtagTCTCATTATTCAATAAAGTTATATATCTACTTTCTAACagattctatttttttcttaattcccttGAACGTTCTCTATGGGAAATTTATTAAGAAACGAAGGaaatattattctaatatataAACCAGGAACATAGTTTGAATTATCTAATTTTCcatttatcaaaataaattagaatatattaataatatatgcatgtttcattttgaaaatattcttttaaatttatttacaatAAACAGCTTTTAGAAGAGAGCGTATTATGGTAAAACATGTTTTATATTAGGAGCCTAAATATAAAACACACATTTTCAATAAAATTGACACGATCTCAACTTTGGTTATTGAAACCTGCACTTTTATAGTTAAAATAGTCACTTTAGATTTTAAACTGCACacttataatatttattgtttaaatCCTTGCTTTTCAACATGTCATGAATGAATCCGTCTCATCATAAGACGGGCTCATATAAGCAGCCattcaaaaaaaacataaaaaaataatgaaatctCATTTACACTTATACTTCCTCTaatctgaaatacttgctatatttccAAAATGAGCACTATTCatcgtttaagtttattttacatATTCCGACTAATGTTTAAGTaaatagtcaagtgagatcttgtttatatcatctaatcgcatacttttataatattaactttttataatttttaaatgtgtataattcaacatataaataaacaaattaacacGTTGAATTACTTAAATagtcaaatatagcaagtataataaaacggaAAAAGTACAAGAAgagtttttatattaatttgagCTGAGCTAATTAAAATTGTTTCAATATGAGATGACCAAAATAAAGAATGAGTGCTCACTCTTATAGTTATAATTCGTGAAAGAAGAATTCTGGCTACACATGTAAAGTGTCTAATAAAATTGGGCCAAAGCCAACGGGCCATTCTTAAACATAATACCCAAAGATTATGAGACAAAAAACAAAAGCCCAAAATTTCTATGGATAGAATATGCCACGTCCTCAATATCATAGGTCCAAATTACACCAACGGGCAACAAAAACGGTCAGTTCTAAAACATGCCCTTATCCAAACAACACAAATACTTCACCCTAAAATGAACTCCTAACACACACATCAAACCATGACCACCATTCTCAATCCCACCATTTCCTTACTCCAAACCAAGATCATAAAATCATCGCATTACAACCCCAAACATGCCCATAAAACCTTGACGATTCAATCATCGACTTTTAATGACAAAAATTCAAATCGACGAAAATTTTTGGCGTCAACATTGCTTGGAGGAATAGGTGTAAATGTAGCAAACTCGCCATTGAAAGCACAAGCGGAAGAGCTTAAATGGGGAACACGTTCATTTATATGGGAACGGTTTTTCGAGCCGGGTTTATCACCGGAAGAAGCTGTGGCTAGGATTAAGAACACTGCGGAAGGACTTCATAGTCTAAGACATATGTTGGAGAGTATGTCTTGGCGGTatgttatattttatattaggcTTAAACAAGCTTATTTGAAACAGGATATGAAGAGTGCTTTGGCTATGGTTCCAATTGGAAGGCAAGATGATTATGTTAATGTTGCTAATGAATTGGTTGATAACATGGCTGAGGTAATCATAAAACCAtctcaattttaattattatacaaCCAATAAAAGtctgatttttattgatttttaagtttaaatGTGGGGATTgtataaatattttgtttattaaataaaatttttaagtgtttgtaATCGTTTATAttattgaaaatgatttttaaaaattaaaatcaaaaatcaaaaaaaaatattgatttatAGTTAATTGTTTGAATCTTGATATTAATAGGACAACATTTGAATAgagcaaaatttatttttaaaatcaaaatttttaaaaaaacatggAAATTGAAGTCATGCTCTATTAATAGTTATTTGTTTATAGTACTATTTTGATTTATCTTGCATCTTTTGCTTATCTTTAGTTAAAGGTCATATGTGTGAGTTGTCCAGTGTTAGAGTATTATGACTTTATAAAGTTGCAATAGCctaataatatcattattagaatatataaaaatttgacgagacggtctcattatgaaatCGTCAATTTGAGTCGGTTTAATTCGTGCGTgtaacaatattttaattttctgggcatttatcaattttgaccttaacaaaattgatacctttaagatcaaaattgaaagatgcctaaaaaataaaaaaaatgtcaggttgttacacgcgcgaattgggccggtccaaattgacggtctcattatgaggccgTCTCGTCTAAGACCAGTTGATTAGAATATATACCATATTTTGGGGTATAAactatcaaattaaattttaaaaaccaactcaactaaaaacttaagttgatggttgaggcctcataatatgttatatattctaaaacATTCCCTCATATAAGAGCTCTTTGGACTAGAAAAGTGAATCTAGTACAAATCTCCTGACGCTTAATATTCCATTTTAAATAAGGGGTAATTGAAATTCGAACgagtgacctcttgtcacactgggttctgataccatgtcaaaaaaccaactcaattaCACTgggttctgataccatgtcaaaaaaccaactcaattaCAAGCTTAAGCTAATAATTAATGCCCCATAATATATCATATACTCTAATAATTATCAATTTGATTTTAGTATTAAATCTCACATGGGCTTATTGATGGGTTACATCTTCTCCTTTTGGTTGAATACTCATGCCTAGTTTCTGAATGCTAACATCTTTAATATTGGTAATTGGTTTTGTAAACgctaatattgttattgtttcgTATGCAGTTTGATTATTATGTTCGAACACCAAAAGTATTCGAGTCATATCTGTTCTATGAGAAGACATTAAAATCCATAGACAGTCTCTTGTCATTCCTAGTATAAGCTCTGTAATCAAAAAACAGGGTACTCTGTTTCTACTCTTCCATTCCTACTTTTGCTTTTAGTTCAGTACATAGAAGTACTGCTGTAATGTTAAACATTCATGTTCCAAAACTTTTTTCATGGTTCAAGTTCTATCTATTTTATATCACTGAATGgactcaattaaaagtttaaaggcaaaaaaataattatagtattaaaatatgatatatatacaCTATCATGCTTTTCACATGGGACACATGACTCCCATATATAAACGTTTAATATTGGCGCAAAGGGGATGGGTCCCTTGACATTTTTTGTGTCATTCTCTAAAATCAAATTATTGTCTAATATTTTTTCCCTTTCATAATAcctgctacattttctatttttggcaattttatattacttgctacatttccatttttagtaataaaacaatcatttaaagttctacctacccctatttttatcctactctatactctatgctctataataaaatactttactatactctataaagtaacctaataacctaattttcctttttctttttcaattaacaataataaaatactatactctataaagtaaacaatcagctacagtgtaggtcaatcacttttcttaattctcgtgcCCATTCAAATATAACGACTAAaacggaacggaggaagtatgtaGAATGGAAATATGTGATTCAGTGGGTTAAAGTATACTTTTAAAATTATCGTTTTGagtttatttgttaatttttttataaaaaccaTAACGCTAGGATCTACCACTGTTTTAGTGGCATTCTCTATTGGCTTTCTATAATATATCAAAGAACTGACTCCACCAAAAATTCAAACTTAAACTGATAGTTGTAATTTAAGTTTAAACTAATATTTAAAGTCCGATATATACTTTTACATCTTAATATTTATCAATATACATTCACAATTAGATTACAATCTCAAATAAGAAACAGTAAAAGGTAAACTAGAAACACACAAATACAAGTAATTGACGATTAACAAATTATACATGATATTCTTTAAGGAATTCATACTTGAAACATGTATTGACTTTCAGTGATGCTGCTGCCGTTAATAGTCCCAATATAGCCTATTTATGTACCACCAAAACCAAATTTTCAATTAACTTATATGCAATTCAAACttttatatgttaaaatacCAATAAAAAAGTTCTACCAAATGAATATAGGATCGTGTTTGGAGAACGGTTGTTCCTTATCCTAATCAAGGTAGATATTTGTTTAGGATTCAAAGCTATAAAGGGACTCAACACCTCAATTCATTAATGTTATCATGTAGGACATAGAAGTCCGCttgtaaaatataattttgcttTTGTCAAACACTCGTTATTGACCGAAATCGATCTTCTATAGAAAGGGTCAATTTCTTTCATTTCGCCTAGGACCCATAAAACATTAAGGACGACACTAGACTCAAGTAAGAGAAGTGAAATGGTTGTTTTTTTAGCCTGTATTGcgtacatataaatataattgtatGAAGTTTATGCAtgaaaaataagttaatagcATATTGATATGTACATTATTGTTACCGATTTTGCATATAGATTTGCTTATAAGCATCAATTAGTTCGAATATTAAGATATTTAATATTAAGATTTTGGCTTTTATCGTTCTCGAGTTGGGAGACTCTTTTGACGACgctctcttttatgggtatgagttgctgccATCCTTCACTCCCCAAACCTTgttcatagtttttctatgagtaggatacactgggtaggatgatgatgatgattaagatacttaataaattttgtattattttaatatgaagTTATACGTTTGAACTTATTATTAAAAAGTGCTATTATCTGGCAGCCTTCTAAATTTTGCATACCTTAAGCgcgcatatatatatagacacacgtGATGGAAATTCTAACCCTTATCACAAGATTAAAAGTGAAAGTTTTTGATTATTAGATCAATTTGTGATTTTCAGCTTGTAGAGATATTAGAAAAATTTGAAGGATGAGTTATATAATACCGTGTCAAGAATAACTAACAAAATCCTGGTGCCCTTTGCTGCACTTCGAACAATGTGAAAAATAGAGATTGCTAGAGAAAGCACCAAGTAGCCGGTTATTATTGCGTTTGCCACCACAAAGAACCTTCATAGtagtaaaaaataattttgcaaCAATTAATCAATAGTATTCAAAAAGCAGATAGACAATAATAGTGAATGTGAAAAAAATCTTACgtaaaagttggaaggtcatcgTATTCAGCTCTAAATCGAATAAATTGAGTGAAAAAAGGAAGTGTTTCATTAGTAGTTCCCATGGCAATTGCGCTACCTAAGGTAGCAGCGCCAGCAACGatcctaaaaataaaatcgaGGATGGAAATTCCTCGATTAGCACCTGTTGTAGCCTTCGAGGCTACACCAGCTTCGAGTCCTGCTTTGGACATTTTTACACAACAACGAGAAGCTCTTTAGGTTGGAGTTTAAAGAGAATTTAATTTGGTGCTTGATGAAGAGAATGAATTGCAAATggattttaatttatacttgTGAGAATAGAAATGAGTCCAAGAATTGGTGACAAGAAGAATTGGTTTTAATGGGTTTGCTAGGAAGTAAATTAGTGGGATTGGTATTGCTTAACTGATCCATAACAGATTTGGTAGGatggttttatttttaagtctaTATTCTATAACAGATTTTAAGGTTAATAGGAGTACTGTCATTAGACTTTGAGCTGCCTGCTTTGTATATTCGGGGTGGTTTTCAATTTCGATTTTGATTGGTTTGGGTTTGCCCAACTATTTTACGCTTATTAAAgctaaattataagttaattgaTCGTCGAGTTTGTAACTAAAAATctattcttttcattttttaatgaagtTTTCACTATAAATACTCataggaattaagaaaaataaaatcttttagatagtagatatattattttattaaaaaataaatttaatggtgaaggccataaacaatataaaatattaaaagatggtcaaaaaattttgtgaccacaattaataaaaaaatattttttaaaagttagtgggaaatatATGAGGACCATAAAatgtaaaaatgttaaattgaagtTATTGGAAGATATGTGAGGACCaataacattattaaaatattaaaataaggatgaataaggttatttttgtctaaaatttgtgataagtataaaaaagaattttatgagaacaaaaataaaaatatcttaaaatgaGAAATGAAAACTTTTTAAGAAACGAAACGAATGGAGTATTTTATGACAATGAAATGTGTAATGTtacataaatcaatatatttGGATGGTCGTGTCGATAAGCTGATCATCATCCCCTTTTgtattttttctatttcttaCTTATTAATTACCTTTTTATCCCACTACTTTAATGGTTTCTTGGTTGATTTTCGCCGACACTAAAAGAAACTTTAAATCGTATATTGGTATAATATAAAAGGAATAAGCTCATGTTTCAACAAATCAGAGTGGCGCAGCGGAAGCGTGGTGGGCCCATAACCCACAGGTCCCAGGATCGAAACCTGGCTCTGATAGTTTTGAGAGAAAGCTTCCATCGTCACATTTTTTTGGACAACCAATATCCTAAACGGCTAAACCTAACGTATAATACTTTTGTATGGTTCTTCAACCATAATTCCTCACAAATTAATCCTCTTAATCTGTTCAATATTATCAGAAAATGGTCCAGTCAACTGTATTACTCAACTCAAATATCCGAAACCATATCAATTTCCCCACAAACCAGCTGAAATCATCTACTAAAAGTGTCAAAGATAAAgtattcaatttaattaatcCCCAAATAGGGAAAAACACCCAGAAACCAATAATTTCAGAATCATTAAGATTGTGCAAATGTGGAAGAAGACATTTAGTGGAGGCGATTGCAGGCACTGTGCTTCAGACTTGTCTCCCCTCATTTGCCTTGGAACCTACTTCATCTGCCAAGGTACAATTCATTCTTCTATCTCTATTTCACTAATTGGGCTTCATTGTAGAACACTTGTGCCATTCTAACTAGAAATTTTTGTAGTTGGTGTAAGGAATTTATGCTAATTTAAGCTTTATGAAATTCAAATGTTTGTACTTGTTCATGAAGGTGTTCAAAATAAAGCCGACAATTCGATATTTAACCGACCTTCTAATCTAACCCGATTTGAAAACGAATTTAAAGCATAGGACTAATTAGTTTTTGTCATGATTGATTTTTCAGATTTTCTGAGTAAGGACTAATTGTGTTTGAATATGAAAGTTTTTGGGTTGATGGGAAATTAAGGACTGTTTGTCATAATTGAATTTTCATATCTTCTGAAATAGATTTTTCAAGTGTTTAGGTTAGTGAGAAGCAGGAATGATGTGAAATTCTAAACTAAATTCAGCTTTCAGCTTTAATGGTTTTTATTTCACCTGCTATAAATCTTCTAAAAAGATCAAAGAGAACAATTTAGTAACTTAGATCAAAGAGAAAGTCACTATttttgatagagtatataacatatcccaCGATTTCAACCATAAGTTTAATCGTATAGTTGATGCCCCAAGATGAAGTTTAACCTTATAGTTGAAGCTCCGGAATATGTTATTTACTCTACCAGCTTCAAATATTTAAGGAAAGAGGAGAGGAACAATAACCATTATAAACATTTTGGATGAATCCATTGCATAACCCCTGATTGTTTCAATGTGATTAGGCTAAAATATTTGATCTTGCCAGGTTTATAATGGTAGGAAGACAGTTCTATGTATTGCAAATTCCATAGATAGTCTAGATATTAGTCTTCAATAGTTGAATTATCCAAGGGCTTTCTTCAAATATTTTACTGGTAGTGGTATGTGCAAAAAGCCGGCCCCAAGATTTAAGAGATCCGGGATAAAACGTTAATTATAAACTCCTAACTAATATAAACTATTAAAGAGTCGTTTTGCACATATTTTTGGATGAGCCTAAGGAAAAAACCCCTCTTGCCCCCTTATAGGGCCGGCCTAGGGTATGTGATTGTTTATCtaagtataaattatttttttttgcatgttTCTGTTTATTATACACAGGAAATGTTGAAGAAAATTCATCCTCCAAGATCAGATTGGTACGAGGAGTTCTACGCATCAGTTTTGAACAACAGCATGAATGAATATGAGGCTGAggtatatattcatatttacatgtatTTGGTTGCGTAACTGCTGCTGTTTGCTTACTCATTTTCCGTCTTTGTTTTTGCTAAGATTGCAGGTTATAAGTCTCAACTCTTCGAAGAGTTGAGGCGACTACAAGCAAAACAAGTATTGGAAATCGGCATTGGAACAGGTCCTAACCTTAAATACTATGCCACTCATGCATCTATGGTCTACGGAATTGATCCCAACGCGAAAATGGAGAAGTATGCTAGGAAGGCCGCGGCAAGTTCAGGCCTTTCACCAGAAAATTTCAAGTTCCTGCAAGCAGTAAGTTTTTGATTTGACGACATATACTAGTTTTACGATTTACCTACGAGTTTGTAAATGATAGTTAGTCGTTGGATTAGACTATAGCCGATATTTGTTCAGGTCGGAGAGGCCTTGCCGCTGGATGATGCTTCTGTTGATGCTGTCATTGGAACACTAGTATTGTGCTCTGTCAATGATGTCAACCGGACACTTCAAGGTACTCTGCATTGCATCCCCATtataggggtgttcaatggacCGAGCccccattttgagcccttatccgGCCGGTTTTTTGAAGGGCTTTATAAGAGTCGGGATAAAAATGGGctctactataattaaaatgaagcgggCTTTAAAGGACTCAATAAGGGTCGAAAATGGGCTCtgtcaatttaattattataaatgataatttaattgttataaattgataaatagggattaaataatttttggCTATAAAATGGGCCGGATTGGGCTGGGCCGAACTTTCAAAGcccatattaaatttaaaggATCCTTATCCAATCCAACCCATATATATTTAAACCCGGCCTGACCCGGTCCTTATCTAGCCTATTGAACGCCCCTAATCCCCACATTCATCCAAAAGGCTCTATTGTTATGGGTGgtataaagtatataaaatagcTTGCGGCTTAAACTATCAGtataaatttttggttgagttgatgaTCTGTTGACCGTATCATCATTCTACATTATTGTTACTATGTtgaatattactttttttttatagagGTAAAG
This region includes:
- the LOC130821268 gene encoding photosynthetic NDH subunit of lumenal location 2, chloroplastic; translation: MTTILNPTISLLQTKIIKSSHYNPKHAHKTLTIQSSTFNDKNSNRRKFLASTLLGGIGVNVANSPLKAQAEELKWGTRSFIWERFFEPGLSPEEAVARIKNTAEGLHSLRHMLESMSWRYVIFYIRLKQAYLKQDMKSALAMVPIGRQDDYVNVANELVDNMAEFDYYVRTPKVFESYLFYEKTLKSIDSLLSFLV
- the LOC130821757 gene encoding casparian strip membrane protein 3-like, producing MSKAGLEAGVASKATTGANRGISILDFIFRIVAGAATLGSAIAMGTTNETLPFFTQFIRFRAEYDDLPTFTFFVVANAIITGYLVLSLAISIFHIVRSAAKGTRILLVILDTAILGLLTAAASLKVNTCFKYEFLKEYHV
- the LOC130821304 gene encoding uncharacterized protein LOC130821304 isoform X2, coding for MVQSTVLLNSNIRNHINFPTNQLKSSTKSVKDKVFNLINPQIGKNTQKPIISESLRLCKCGRRHLVEAIAGTVLQTCLPSFALEPTSSAKEMLKKIHPPRSDWYEEFYASVLNNSMNEYEAEIAGYKSQLFEELRRLQAKQVLEIGIGTGPNLKYYATHASMVYGIDPNAKMEKYARKAAASSGLSPENFKFLQAVGEALPLDDASVDAVIGTLVLCSVNDVNRTLQDGTSLRLLQTVLNPLQQLLADGCHLTRETGSYISQAGFSSVDSSTTYISSFLFVNPHLYGIAHK
- the LOC130821304 gene encoding uncharacterized protein LOC130821304 isoform X1: MVQSTVLLNSNIRNHINFPTNQLKSSTKSVKDKVFNLINPQIGKNTQKPIISESLRLCKCGRRHLVEAIAGTVLQTCLPSFALEPTSSAKEMLKKIHPPRSDWYEEFYASVLNNSMNEYEAEIAGYKSQLFEELRRLQAKQVLEIGIGTGPNLKYYATHASMVYGIDPNAKMEKYARKAAASSGLSPENFKFLQAVGEALPLDDASVDAVIGTLVLCSVNDVNRTLQEVKRVLKPGGLYMFVEHVVANDGTSLRLLQTVLNPLQQLLADGCHLTRETGSYISQAGFSSVDSSTTYISSFLFVNPHLYGIAHK